The following are encoded together in the Dyella terrae genome:
- a CDS encoding glycosyltransferase family 2 protein: protein MKTDSNHDSRHPLLAALLLALIVAAMNIGLWWWSNLPNGPEDWKGPIGGFALSAFQRYQNPLKNDFPSDDEIDGDLKLLKRYTSRIRTYSTLENPQVYRLAEKEGLQVMAGAWIDRRLDNNEKEVETLIAQARRYPNSINRVVVGNEVLYRNDVPPEQLMAYADRVRAAIHQPVTIAEPIGTWQKYPELAEHVDFITVHLFPYWNGIPVTGQGKGLDAFPAVADVLGSYEALKQMYPGKPIVIGEVGWPSNGDRFKYADPSVSNEAIFLRTWFNVAKRENIDYYVMEAFDQPWKEALSGRTEAYWGMFNADRQQKFPFTGPVTEDVMWPWKALAASLLALLPMIWFASRYSRFKLMGRLFFCALIQLACGLIVWSATLPFNFYLSWIDWTMLVLLFPAQIAILAILLINGFEFTEVLWRRGWVRHAGLLPPDPVEKQPFVSIHLACYNEPPEMVFVTLDSLAELKYENFEVLVIDNNTKDPAIWKPVQEYCEKLGSKFRFFHLEPWPGFKAGALNFGLKETDTRADVVAVIDADYVVREDWLASLTGYFHDPKVAVVQCPQAHRDFEHNRFRRMTAWEYDGFFRIGMHHRNERNAIIQHGTMTMVRRSALEGTGGWSEWTICEDAELGLRLMHAGYELVYVDELMGKGLTPADFKAYKSQRYRWAFGAMQILKGRWDWMTKRGPLSGGQRFHFLTGWFSWFADALHLIFTMMAIFWTAGMVAFPTVFALPMQLFLIPVIGFFFAKAIFGIVLYRARVPCSWYDTLMASLASMSLSHAIARGILHGLTREKTSFVVTAKSRRLGGSNFAAFAPVREELLMAIALVCCIIGMGERFGTHYVEGTLWMFILGAQSIPYVSAVIGAWIAHKAGDKAG from the coding sequence ATGAAGACAGACTCAAACCACGACAGCCGGCACCCGTTGCTCGCAGCTCTCTTGCTCGCCCTGATCGTGGCGGCCATGAACATCGGCCTCTGGTGGTGGAGCAATCTGCCCAACGGCCCGGAAGACTGGAAAGGCCCGATTGGCGGCTTCGCGCTGTCGGCATTCCAGCGCTACCAGAACCCGCTGAAGAACGATTTCCCCTCCGACGATGAAATCGACGGCGACCTGAAACTGCTCAAGCGCTATACCTCGCGCATCCGCACTTACTCCACCCTGGAGAATCCTCAGGTCTATCGCCTGGCCGAGAAAGAAGGCTTGCAGGTGATGGCCGGTGCGTGGATCGACCGTCGCTTGGACAACAACGAGAAGGAAGTCGAGACGCTGATCGCCCAGGCGCGGCGTTATCCCAACTCGATCAACCGCGTGGTCGTGGGCAACGAGGTGTTGTACCGCAACGACGTCCCGCCCGAACAGCTGATGGCCTACGCTGATCGCGTGCGCGCGGCCATCCATCAGCCCGTGACCATCGCCGAGCCGATCGGCACCTGGCAAAAATATCCCGAACTCGCCGAGCACGTGGACTTCATCACCGTGCATCTGTTCCCTTACTGGAACGGTATCCCAGTCACGGGCCAGGGCAAGGGCCTGGACGCCTTCCCGGCGGTGGCCGATGTGCTGGGTAGCTACGAAGCGCTCAAGCAGATGTATCCCGGCAAGCCCATCGTCATCGGCGAAGTCGGCTGGCCGTCCAACGGCGACCGCTTCAAGTACGCGGACCCGTCCGTCTCCAACGAAGCGATCTTCCTGCGCACGTGGTTCAACGTGGCCAAGCGCGAGAACATCGACTACTACGTGATGGAGGCGTTCGACCAGCCCTGGAAGGAAGCGTTGTCGGGTCGCACCGAAGCGTACTGGGGCATGTTCAACGCCGATCGCCAGCAGAAATTCCCGTTCACTGGCCCGGTGACCGAGGACGTCATGTGGCCGTGGAAGGCGCTGGCCGCGAGCCTGCTCGCGCTGCTGCCGATGATCTGGTTCGCCAGCCGCTACAGCCGCTTCAAGCTGATGGGCCGCCTCTTCTTCTGCGCGCTGATCCAGCTGGCGTGTGGCCTGATCGTGTGGTCGGCCACATTGCCGTTCAATTTCTACCTGAGCTGGATCGACTGGACGATGCTGGTGCTGCTGTTCCCGGCCCAGATCGCCATTCTCGCCATCCTGCTGATCAACGGCTTCGAGTTCACCGAAGTGCTGTGGCGCCGCGGCTGGGTGCGGCATGCCGGCCTGCTGCCGCCTGATCCGGTGGAAAAGCAGCCGTTCGTATCGATCCATCTGGCTTGCTACAACGAGCCGCCGGAAATGGTGTTCGTCACCCTCGACTCGCTGGCCGAGCTCAAGTACGAGAATTTCGAAGTCCTGGTGATCGACAACAACACCAAGGACCCGGCGATCTGGAAGCCGGTGCAGGAGTACTGCGAGAAGCTGGGCTCGAAGTTCCGCTTCTTCCACCTCGAACCGTGGCCGGGCTTCAAGGCGGGCGCACTCAACTTCGGCCTGAAGGAAACCGACACGCGCGCCGACGTGGTGGCGGTGATCGACGCCGACTACGTGGTGCGCGAAGACTGGCTGGCCTCGCTGACCGGTTACTTCCACGACCCGAAGGTGGCCGTGGTGCAGTGCCCGCAGGCGCATCGCGACTTCGAGCACAACCGCTTCCGCCGCATGACCGCGTGGGAATACGACGGCTTCTTCCGCATCGGTATGCACCATCGCAACGAGCGCAACGCCATCATCCAGCACGGCACCATGACCATGGTGCGTCGCTCGGCGCTGGAAGGCACCGGCGGCTGGTCGGAATGGACCATCTGCGAAGACGCCGAGCTCGGCCTACGCCTGATGCACGCCGGCTACGAGCTCGTCTACGTCGACGAGCTGATGGGCAAGGGCCTCACCCCCGCGGACTTCAAGGCGTACAAGAGCCAGCGTTACCGCTGGGCCTTCGGCGCCATGCAGATCCTCAAGGGCCGCTGGGACTGGATGACCAAGAGGGGCCCGCTCTCCGGCGGCCAGCGCTTCCACTTCCTCACCGGTTGGTTCAGCTGGTTCGCGGACGCGCTGCACTTGATCTTCACCATGATGGCGATCTTCTGGACCGCCGGCATGGTGGCTTTCCCGACCGTGTTCGCCCTGCCGATGCAGTTGTTCCTGATTCCCGTGATCGGCTTCTTCTTCGCCAAGGCCATCTTCGGCATCGTGCTGTATCGCGCCCGCGTCCCATGCAGTTGGTACGACACGCTGATGGCATCGCTGGCCAGCATGAGCCTGTCGCATGCCATTGCACGTGGCATCTTGCATGGCCTGACGCGCGAGAAGACCTCGTTCGTGGTCACGGCCAAGAGCCGGCGCCTGGGCGGCAGCAATTTTGCAGCGTTCGCGCCGGTGCGTGAGGAACTCCTCATGGCCATCGCGCTGGTCTGCTGCATCATCGGCATGGGCGAGCGCTTCGGCACGCACTACGTGGAAGGCACGCTGTGGATGTTCATCCTCGGCGCCCAGTCCATTCCGTACGTGTCGGCCGTCATTGGTGCATGGATCGCTCACAAGGCCGGCGACAAGGCCGGCTGA
- a CDS encoding Dps family protein, which translates to MSISIGIAKKDREQIGEHLSKLLADTYSLYLKTHSFHWNITGPHFNSLHSMFETQYNELWLAADEVAERIRTLDVFAPGSYSQFGKLTSIKEEVGVPDWKDMVSQLVEGHELAAHTARQTIKVADGVGDEGTADMVTGRLKEHEKTAWMLRSLLK; encoded by the coding sequence ATGAGCATTTCCATCGGCATCGCCAAAAAGGACCGGGAACAGATCGGCGAACACCTGTCCAAGCTGCTGGCGGATACCTATTCGCTTTACCTGAAGACCCACAGCTTCCACTGGAATATCACCGGGCCGCACTTCAACAGCCTGCATTCGATGTTCGAGACCCAGTACAACGAGTTGTGGCTGGCCGCCGACGAGGTAGCCGAGCGCATCCGTACATTGGACGTATTCGCCCCCGGCTCCTACAGCCAGTTCGGCAAGCTCACCTCGATCAAAGAAGAAGTAGGCGTTCCCGACTGGAAGGACATGGTCAGTCAGTTGGTCGAAGGCCATGAATTGGCTGCCCATACGGCCCGCCAGACCATCAAGGTAGCCGATGGCGTCGGCGACGAAGGCACCGCCGACATGGTGACCGGCCGCCTGAAGGAGCATGAGAAGACCGCCTGGATGCTGCGCTCGCTGCTTAAATAA
- a CDS encoding bifunctional (p)ppGpp synthetase/guanosine-3',5'-bis(diphosphate) 3'-pyrophosphohydrolase, whose protein sequence is MVQAALNASSGLAEWRERAGSVPPLLGEALDTCALLPMSQAECVDVLELLAMLGCDSQTQTAALWFEVSRIDPALWALREPQLPPELQRLVGGQVAAERVWALHAQHGADHGAEGLRRLLLAIIRDLRVVFILLARQLARMRAASTLPDAERQALARLTRDIHAPLANRLGIWQLKWELEDLGFRYLQPETYKRIARLLDERRVDREEFIRESLSTLHSALEAAGIRADLAGRPKHIYSIWKKMQRKALEFSDLYDIRAVRVLVDSIGDCYGALGVVHTLWPHLPGEFDDYIARPKGNDYRSLHTAVIGPRGKTLEVQIRTHEMHRINELGVAAHWRYKEGGAGDSEFEAKIAWMRRLLEPRPDSEGDLAAELQTELLEDRVYVLTPKGEVVDLPRGSTVLDFAYHVHTEVGHRCRGAKVNGRIVPLTFQPASGDRIEVLTAKAAEPSRDWLSAHHGYLHTSRAKEKVRTWFRRIAHDANVAAGRAIFEKEIKRLALAAADIGKLPAHFHLKTHDELLVALALGEVAPGQIARALQEATAPAPLPSSLPASAAQARQAVRDQSALSIEGIGNLLTTLARCCQPLPGDPVRGFVTRGRGVSVHRADCPSLARLARRDPDRVIEVEWGKAAAQAYEVDIELRGYDRKGLQKDVTSLISNMGTHIIASSSRVFAQTGEVEMRFSLRVRDFEQLSGLLSRLVALPNVVDARRVGGA, encoded by the coding sequence ATGGTTCAAGCCGCCCTCAACGCAAGCTCGGGTCTCGCCGAGTGGCGCGAACGCGCCGGCAGCGTGCCGCCCTTGTTGGGCGAGGCGCTGGATACGTGCGCGCTGTTGCCGATGAGCCAGGCCGAGTGCGTCGACGTGTTGGAACTGCTGGCCATGCTTGGCTGCGACAGCCAGACCCAGACGGCCGCCTTGTGGTTCGAGGTGTCGCGTATCGATCCCGCGCTCTGGGCACTGCGCGAGCCGCAATTACCACCGGAACTGCAGCGGCTCGTCGGCGGCCAGGTTGCGGCGGAGCGCGTATGGGCGCTGCACGCCCAGCATGGCGCCGACCACGGTGCGGAGGGTTTGCGCCGCCTGTTGCTGGCGATCATCCGCGACCTGCGTGTGGTATTCATCCTGCTGGCCCGGCAGTTGGCGCGCATGCGTGCAGCCAGCACCCTGCCGGATGCCGAGCGACAGGCGCTTGCACGGCTTACGCGGGACATTCACGCGCCGCTGGCCAACCGCCTGGGCATCTGGCAACTCAAGTGGGAGCTGGAAGACCTCGGCTTCCGCTACCTGCAGCCGGAAACCTACAAGCGCATCGCGCGTCTGCTCGATGAGCGCCGCGTGGATCGCGAAGAGTTCATCCGCGAGTCGCTGTCCACGTTGCACAGCGCGCTGGAGGCGGCGGGTATCCGTGCGGATCTGGCCGGGCGTCCGAAGCACATCTATTCGATCTGGAAGAAGATGCAGCGCAAGGCGCTGGAGTTCTCCGATCTCTACGACATCCGCGCCGTGCGTGTGTTGGTCGACTCCATCGGCGACTGCTATGGCGCGCTTGGTGTGGTGCACACGCTGTGGCCGCATCTGCCGGGCGAGTTCGACGACTACATCGCGCGCCCCAAGGGCAACGACTATCGCTCGCTGCACACGGCGGTGATCGGTCCGCGCGGCAAGACGCTGGAAGTGCAGATTCGCACGCACGAGATGCACCGCATCAACGAACTGGGCGTGGCCGCTCACTGGCGCTACAAGGAAGGCGGTGCGGGCGACAGCGAGTTCGAGGCGAAGATCGCCTGGATGCGCCGCTTGTTGGAGCCGCGTCCGGACAGCGAGGGCGATCTCGCCGCCGAACTGCAGACCGAGCTGCTCGAGGATCGCGTCTACGTACTCACGCCGAAAGGCGAGGTGGTGGATTTGCCGCGCGGCTCCACCGTGCTGGATTTCGCTTACCACGTGCACACCGAAGTGGGTCACCGTTGCCGAGGCGCCAAGGTCAACGGGCGCATTGTGCCGTTGACCTTCCAGCCGGCGAGCGGCGATCGCATAGAGGTGCTTACCGCGAAGGCGGCCGAACCCAGCCGGGATTGGCTGTCCGCGCATCATGGCTACCTGCATACCTCGCGTGCGAAGGAAAAAGTACGCACGTGGTTCCGCCGCATCGCCCACGACGCCAACGTCGCCGCGGGTCGCGCGATCTTCGAAAAGGAGATCAAACGGCTGGCGCTGGCGGCGGCCGATATCGGCAAGCTACCCGCGCATTTCCACCTGAAGACGCACGACGAGTTGCTCGTCGCGTTGGCTCTCGGTGAAGTCGCGCCGGGCCAGATCGCCCGAGCACTGCAGGAAGCCACAGCGCCGGCACCGTTACCCTCTTCACTACCCGCAAGCGCAGCGCAGGCGCGGCAGGCGGTGCGCGATCAAAGTGCGCTCAGCATCGAAGGCATTGGCAACCTGCTCACTACGCTGGCGCGTTGCTGCCAGCCCTTGCCGGGTGACCCCGTGCGCGGTTTCGTCACGCGCGGTCGAGGTGTGTCGGTGCATCGCGCCGATTGCCCCAGTCTGGCGCGTCTCGCCCGGCGCGACCCGGACCGCGTGATCGAAGTGGAGTGGGGCAAGGCGGCTGCGCAGGCCTACGAGGTGGACATCGAGCTGCGTGGCTACGACCGCAAGGGCTTGCAGAAGGACGTGACCAGTCTGATCAGCAACATGGGCACGCACATCATTGCCTCGTCCAGCCGGGTATTCGCGCAGACAGGCGAGGTGGAAATGCGCTTTAGCCTGCGTGTGCGCGATTTCGAACAACTCTCGGGCTTGCTGAGCCGGCTGGTGGCGCTACCCAACGTGGTCGATGCGCGACGCGTCGGCGGTGCCTGA